Proteins encoded in a region of the Streptomyces sp. NBC_01298 genome:
- a CDS encoding phosphorylase family protein, which yields MTGRPAGAAPPLLIACALRIERTALRSTSYRGVRESGAPGRHEVLRTGMGPRAAERAVGRKLAEPRLHGAAVLATGFCAGLLPGMSPGDLIVAEETRDPRGTVACAGTALLAEALARAVPGRTVHLGALTGSDHVVRGQERAQLRADGAIGVDMESAATLWTATRGGSVPGAADRPVAAVRVIVDAPEHELVRIGTVRGGISAFRVLRAVLPAFYEWHRSLLLPRR from the coding sequence ATGACCGGCCGACCCGCCGGGGCCGCCCCGCCGCTGCTGATCGCCTGCGCCCTGCGCATCGAGCGGACCGCCCTGCGCAGCACCTCGTACCGCGGGGTCCGGGAGAGCGGCGCGCCCGGACGCCACGAGGTGCTGCGCACGGGGATGGGCCCGCGCGCGGCCGAGCGCGCCGTCGGCCGCAAACTGGCCGAGCCGCGGCTGCACGGCGCCGCCGTGCTCGCCACCGGCTTCTGCGCCGGGCTGCTGCCCGGCATGAGCCCCGGCGACCTGATCGTCGCCGAGGAGACCCGGGACCCGCGCGGCACGGTCGCCTGCGCCGGTACCGCCCTGCTCGCCGAGGCGCTGGCCCGGGCCGTACCCGGCCGGACCGTACACCTCGGTGCACTGACCGGATCCGACCACGTCGTCCGGGGCCAGGAGCGCGCCCAGCTGCGCGCCGACGGCGCCATCGGGGTCGACATGGAATCGGCCGCCACCCTCTGGACCGCGACCCGGGGCGGGAGCGTCCCGGGGGCCGCGGACCGTCCGGTTGCGGCCGTCCGGGTGATCGTGGACGCTCCGGAGCATGAGCTCGTCCGTATCGGCACCGTTCGCGGGGGAATATCAGCCTTTCGCGTACTGCGTGCCGTACTGCCCGCGTTTTACGAATGGCACCGTTCTTTGCTGCTCCCCAGGAGGTGA